The DNA window ATGCCGACCAAACCCCGCCGGCCGCGCATGTGCTGCGGCGCTGGCGCTGGTGGGCGGCGTGTGTGCTGGCCTGCGCGTACGCGCTTTGCCTGTGGGGCCACGGCCCGAGTTTCGGGACCGTGTTGTGGATGCTGCTGTCGGCGGCCGGCGCGATGGCGGTAGCCTTCACGCTGAGCTGGCGCGC is part of the Oxalobacteraceae bacterium OTU3CAMAD1 genome and encodes:
- a CDS encoding DUF3325 domain-containing protein → MLESLTMLGAAAMSYVAFAWLALSQEGHWRALPGNADQTPPAAHVLRRWRWWAACVLACAYALCLWGHGPSFGTVLWMLLSAAGAMAVAFTLSWRARWLRALAFR